The following proteins are co-located in the Streptomyces sp. DT2A-34 genome:
- a CDS encoding quinone-dependent dihydroorotate dehydrogenase, with the protein MYKLFFRLVFKRMDPEQAHYLAFRWIRLAVRIPVLRTFVAAALAPRYKELRTEAFGLRMHGPFGLAAGFDKNAIAIDGMSMLGFDHVEIGTVTGEAQPGNPKKRLFRLVQDRALINRMGFNNEGSLAVAARLASRTPVFKTVVGVNIGKTKVVPETEAVGDYVKSTERLAPYADYLVVNVSSPNTPGLRNLQATKALRPLLTAVREAADRTVANRRVPLLVKIAPDLADEDVDAVADLAVELGLDGIIATNTTIAREGLGLKSESSLVKETGGLSGAPLKARSLEVLRRLYARVGDRITLVGVGGIENAEDAWQRILAGATLVQGYSAFIYEGPFWGRAIHKGLAARLRTSPYATLADAVGADVRKAEEAA; encoded by the coding sequence ATGTACAAGCTTTTCTTCCGTCTGGTTTTCAAACGGATGGACCCGGAGCAGGCCCACTACCTGGCGTTCCGTTGGATCCGACTCGCCGTCAGGATCCCCGTGCTGCGCACCTTCGTCGCTGCCGCTCTCGCCCCCCGCTACAAGGAGCTCCGCACCGAGGCCTTCGGCCTGCGCATGCACGGTCCCTTCGGACTTGCCGCAGGCTTCGACAAGAACGCGATCGCCATCGACGGCATGTCGATGCTGGGCTTCGACCATGTCGAGATCGGCACAGTGACGGGGGAGGCCCAGCCGGGCAACCCCAAGAAGCGGCTGTTCCGGCTGGTTCAGGACCGGGCGCTGATCAACCGCATGGGCTTCAACAACGAGGGCTCGCTGGCCGTCGCCGCGCGCCTGGCGTCCCGTACGCCCGTCTTCAAGACCGTCGTGGGCGTCAACATCGGCAAGACCAAGGTCGTCCCGGAGACGGAGGCCGTCGGGGACTACGTGAAGTCGACGGAGCGGCTGGCACCGTACGCCGACTACCTTGTGGTCAATGTCTCCTCGCCGAACACGCCCGGCCTGCGCAACCTGCAGGCCACCAAGGCGCTGCGCCCGCTGCTGACCGCCGTGCGCGAGGCCGCCGACCGGACGGTCGCGAACCGCCGCGTTCCGCTCCTGGTGAAGATCGCGCCCGACCTCGCCGACGAGGACGTCGACGCGGTCGCCGACCTGGCCGTCGAGCTGGGTCTGGACGGGATCATCGCCACGAACACCACCATCGCGCGCGAGGGGCTCGGTTTGAAATCCGAATCCTCTCTGGTGAAGGAGACCGGCGGACTCTCCGGCGCGCCCCTGAAGGCACGCTCCCTGGAGGTGCTGCGGCGCCTGTACGCGCGCGTGGGCGACCGGATCACCCTCGTGGGCGTCGGAGGCATCGAGAACGCCGAGGACGCCTGGCAGCGGATCCTGGCGGGCGCCACGCTGGTCCAGGGATACAGCGCCTTCATCTACGAGGGGCCCTTCTGGGGCCGTGCCATCCACAAGGGGCTGGCCGCGCGCCTGCGTACCAGCCCGTACGCCACCCTCGCCGACGCGGTCGGCGCCGACGTCAGGAAGGCCGAGGAAGCCGCATGA
- the pyrF gene encoding orotidine-5'-phosphate decarboxylase, producing MTAHPSPDHHPSTRPSGPQGLSGEPFGARLRRAMDERGPLCVGIDPHASLLAEWGLDDDVAGLERFSRTVVEAMADRVAVLKPQSAFFERFGSRGISVLEKSVEEARAAGALVVMDAKRGDIGSTMAAYAESFLRKDSPLFSDALTVSPYLGYGSLSPAIALARESGTGLFVLALTSNPEGGEVQHAIRGDGRNVGATMLGHLAVENSGEDPLGSFGAVVGATLGDLSTYDLDINGPLLAPGIGAQGATPADLPRVFGAAVRNVVPNVSRGVLRHGPDVVALRDAASRFADEIRAAVAVD from the coding sequence ATGACTGCCCACCCGTCGCCCGACCACCACCCCTCAACGAGGCCCTCCGGGCCGCAGGGTCTTTCTGGAGAACCCTTTGGTGCCCGCCTCCGCCGCGCGATGGACGAGCGCGGCCCGCTGTGCGTCGGCATCGACCCGCACGCGTCCCTGCTCGCCGAGTGGGGCCTGGACGACGACGTGGCCGGCCTGGAGCGGTTCAGCCGCACCGTCGTCGAGGCGATGGCCGACCGGGTCGCCGTGCTCAAGCCGCAGAGCGCGTTCTTCGAGCGGTTCGGGTCGCGTGGCATCTCCGTACTGGAGAAGTCGGTGGAGGAGGCGCGTGCGGCCGGTGCGCTGGTCGTGATGGACGCCAAGCGCGGCGACATCGGCTCGACCATGGCCGCGTACGCCGAGTCCTTCCTCCGGAAGGACTCCCCGCTGTTCTCGGACGCGCTGACGGTCTCGCCGTATCTCGGCTACGGGTCGCTGTCGCCGGCGATCGCGCTGGCGCGCGAGAGCGGCACCGGCCTGTTCGTGCTCGCGCTGACCTCGAACCCGGAGGGCGGCGAGGTCCAGCACGCGATCCGCGGGGACGGCCGTAACGTCGGCGCGACGATGCTCGGGCACCTGGCTGTCGAGAACTCGGGGGAGGACCCCCTGGGTTCCTTCGGGGCCGTCGTCGGAGCCACGCTCGGCGACCTGTCGACGTACGACCTCGACATCAACGGCCCGCTCCTCGCGCCCGGCATCGGGGCACAGGGAGCCACCCCTGCCGATCTTCCCCGGGTGTTCGGTGCGGCGGTGCGCAATGTCGTCCCGAACGTCAGCCGGGGCGTGCTGCGGCACGGGCCCGACGTCGTCGCGCTGCGTGACGCGGCGTCACGCTTCGCTGACGAGATCCGGGCGGCTGTGGCGGTCGACTGA
- a CDS encoding integration host factor has product MALPPLTPEQRAAALEKAAAARRERAEVKNRLKHSGASLHEVIKQGQENDVIGKMKVSALLESLPGVGKVRAKQIMERLGISESRRVRGLGSNQIASLEREFGSTGS; this is encoded by the coding sequence GTGGCTCTTCCGCCCCTTACCCCTGAACAGCGCGCAGCCGCGCTCGAAAAGGCCGCCGCGGCTCGCCGGGAGCGGGCCGAGGTCAAGAATCGACTCAAGCACTCCGGCGCCTCCCTTCACGAGGTCATCAAGCAGGGCCAGGAGAACGACGTCATCGGCAAGATGAAGGTCTCCGCCCTGCTCGAGTCCCTGCCGGGCGTGGGCAAGGTCCGCGCCAAGCAGATCATGGAGCGACTCGGCATCTCCGAGAGCCGCCGCGTGCGTGGCCTCGGTTCGAACCAGATCGCTTCCCTGGAGCGTGAGTTCGGCAGCACCGGCTCCTGA
- the gmk gene encoding guanylate kinase has protein sequence MSERPRLTVLSGPSGVGKSTVVAHMRKEHPEVWLSVSATTRKPRPGERHGVHYFFVTDEEMDKLIANGELLEWAEFAGNRYGTPRAAVLERLEAGEPVLLEIDLQGARQVRESMAEAQLVFLAPPSWEELVRRLTGRGTEPPEVIERRLDAAKVELAAEPEFDVTLVNTSVEDVARELLALMDVV, from the coding sequence ATGAGTGAACGTCCGCGACTGACCGTGCTCTCCGGCCCCTCCGGGGTCGGCAAGAGCACGGTCGTCGCCCATATGCGCAAGGAACACCCCGAGGTCTGGCTCTCGGTGTCGGCGACGACCCGCAAGCCCCGCCCCGGCGAGCGGCACGGAGTCCACTACTTCTTCGTCACCGACGAGGAGATGGACAAGCTGATCGCCAACGGTGAGCTGCTGGAGTGGGCCGAGTTCGCAGGCAACCGCTACGGCACGCCGCGTGCGGCCGTGCTGGAGCGGCTGGAGGCGGGTGAGCCCGTCCTGCTGGAGATCGACCTCCAGGGCGCCCGGCAGGTCCGCGAGTCCATGGCGGAGGCCCAGCTGGTGTTCCTGGCTCCTCCCTCCTGGGAGGAGCTCGTGCGCAGACTCACCGGACGGGGCACCGAGCCGCCCGAGGTGATCGAGCGCCGTCTGGACGCGGCGAAGGTCGAGCTGGCGGCCGAGCCGGAGTTCGACGTGACCTTGGTCAACACCTCCGTCGAGGACGTGGCGCGCGAGCTGCTAGCCTTGATGGACGTTGTGTGA
- the rpoZ gene encoding DNA-directed RNA polymerase subunit omega: MSSSISAPEGIINPPIDELLEATDSKYSLVIYAAKRARQINAYYSQLGEGLLEYVGPLVDTHVHEKPLSIALREINAGLLTSEAVEGPAQ; this comes from the coding sequence GTGTCCTCTTCCATCTCCGCGCCCGAGGGCATCATCAACCCGCCGATCGACGAGCTCCTCGAGGCCACCGACTCGAAGTACAGCCTCGTGATCTATGCGGCCAAGCGGGCCCGCCAGATCAACGCGTACTACTCGCAGCTCGGCGAGGGCCTCCTCGAGTACGTCGGTCCGCTCGTCGACACCCACGTCCACGAGAAGCCGCTCTCGATCGCCCTGCGCGAGATCAACGCGGGTCTTCTGACGTCCGAGGCCGTCGAGGGCCCGGCGCAGTGA
- the coaBC gene encoding bifunctional phosphopantothenoylcysteine decarboxylase/phosphopantothenate--cysteine ligase CoaBC codes for MDKPKVVLGVSGGIAAYKACELLRRLTESGHDVRVVPTASALHFVGAATWSALSGHPVSTEVWDDVHEVPHVRIGQQADLVVVAPATADTLAKAAHGLADDLLTNTLLTARCPVVFAPAMHTEMWEHPATQENVATLRRRGAVVIEPAVGRLTGVDTGKGRLPEPAEIFEVCRRVLARGVTEPDLKGRHVVVSAGGTREPLDPVRFLGNRSSGKQGYALARTAAARGARVTLLAANTGLPDPAGVDVVQVGTAVLLREAVLKAAADADAVVMAAAVADFRPAAYAAGKIKKKDGQDPDPIVLVRNPDILAEISADRARPGQVIVGFAAETDDVMANGRKKLARKGCDLLVVNEVGERKTFGSEENEAVVLGADGSETPVPHGPKEALAEIVWDLVTRRLV; via the coding sequence GTGGACAAGCCCAAGGTCGTTCTGGGGGTCAGCGGCGGCATCGCCGCGTACAAGGCCTGTGAGCTGCTGCGCAGACTCACGGAGTCAGGGCATGACGTCCGGGTCGTGCCCACCGCCTCCGCGCTGCACTTCGTCGGCGCCGCCACCTGGTCCGCCCTGTCCGGCCATCCCGTCTCGACGGAGGTCTGGGACGATGTCCACGAGGTCCCGCACGTCCGCATCGGCCAGCAGGCCGACCTGGTGGTCGTCGCCCCGGCCACGGCCGACACGCTCGCCAAGGCCGCGCACGGCCTCGCCGACGACCTGCTGACCAACACCCTGCTCACCGCCCGCTGCCCGGTCGTCTTCGCGCCCGCCATGCACACCGAGATGTGGGAGCACCCGGCCACCCAGGAGAACGTGGCGACGCTGCGCCGCCGCGGCGCGGTCGTCATCGAGCCCGCCGTCGGCCGCCTCACCGGCGTCGACACGGGCAAGGGCCGACTGCCCGAGCCCGCGGAGATCTTCGAGGTCTGTCGCCGGGTCCTGGCCCGGGGCGTCACCGAGCCGGACCTCAAGGGCCGGCACGTCGTCGTGAGCGCCGGCGGCACCCGGGAGCCCCTCGACCCGGTCCGCTTCCTGGGCAACCGCTCCTCCGGCAAGCAGGGCTACGCCCTCGCCCGCACCGCCGCCGCCCGGGGCGCCCGGGTCACGCTGCTCGCGGCGAACACCGGATTGCCCGACCCGGCGGGCGTGGACGTGGTGCAGGTCGGCACGGCCGTACTGCTGCGGGAAGCGGTCCTCAAGGCGGCCGCGGACGCCGACGCGGTGGTGATGGCGGCCGCGGTCGCGGACTTCCGCCCGGCCGCGTACGCCGCCGGAAAGATCAAGAAGAAGGACGGCCAGGACCCGGACCCCATCGTCCTGGTGCGGAATCCGGACATCCTCGCGGAGATCTCGGCCGACCGCGCCCGCCCCGGCCAGGTGATCGTCGGCTTCGCCGCCGAGACGGACGACGTCATGGCCAACGGCCGCAAAAAGCTGGCACGCAAAGGCTGCGACCTGCTGGTGGTGAACGAGGTGGGCGAGCGCAAGACCTTCGGTTCGGAGGAGAACGAGGCGGTCGTCCTGGGCGCCGACGGCAGCGAGACACCCGTACCGCACGGGCCCAAGGAGGCCCTGGCCGAAATCGTGTGGGACCTGGTGACGCGGCGACTGGTGTGA
- the metK gene encoding methionine adenosyltransferase, protein MSRRLFTSESVTEGHPDKIADQISDTILDALLREDPTSRVAVETLITTGLVHVAGEVTTKTYADIATLVRNKILEIGYDSSKKGFDGASCGVSVSIGAQSPDIAQGVDTAYETRVEGDEDELDRQGAGDQGLMFGYATDETPTLMPLPIFLAHRLSKRLSEVRKNGTIPYLRPDGKTQVTIEYDGDKAVRLDTVVVSSQHASDIDLDSLLAPDIREFVVEPELKALLDDGIKLDTENYRLLVNPTGRFEIGGPMGDAGLTGRKIIIDTYGGMARHGGGAFSGKDPSKVDRSAAYAMRWVAKNVVAAGLASRCEVQVAYAIGKAEPVGLFVETFGTAKIDAEKIEKAIDEVFDLRPAAIIRDLDLLRPIYAQTAAYGHFGRELPEFTWERTDRVEALRKAVGL, encoded by the coding sequence GTGTCCCGTCGCCTGTTCACCTCGGAGTCCGTGACCGAGGGTCACCCCGACAAGATCGCTGACCAGATCAGCGACACCATTCTCGACGCGCTTCTGCGCGAGGACCCGACCTCTCGGGTCGCCGTCGAGACCCTGATCACGACCGGCCTGGTGCACGTGGCCGGAGAGGTTACGACCAAGACGTACGCGGACATCGCGACGCTGGTCCGCAACAAGATCCTCGAGATCGGCTACGACTCCTCGAAGAAGGGCTTCGACGGCGCCTCCTGCGGCGTCTCCGTCTCGATCGGCGCGCAGTCGCCGGACATCGCGCAGGGCGTGGACACGGCGTACGAGACCCGGGTCGAGGGCGACGAAGACGAGCTGGACCGCCAGGGCGCCGGTGACCAGGGCCTGATGTTCGGCTACGCGACGGACGAGACGCCGACGCTGATGCCGCTGCCGATCTTCCTGGCGCACCGCCTGTCCAAGCGCCTGTCCGAGGTCCGCAAGAACGGCACCATCCCCTACCTGCGCCCCGACGGAAAGACGCAGGTCACCATCGAGTACGACGGCGACAAGGCGGTCCGCCTGGACACGGTCGTGGTCTCCTCGCAGCACGCGAGCGACATCGACCTGGACTCGCTCCTCGCCCCCGACATCCGGGAGTTCGTGGTCGAGCCGGAGCTCAAGGCCCTCCTCGACGACGGCATCAAGCTCGACACCGAGAACTACCGCCTCCTGGTCAACCCCACCGGCCGCTTCGAGATCGGCGGTCCGATGGGTGACGCGGGCCTGACCGGCCGGAAGATCATCATCGACACGTACGGCGGCATGGCCCGCCACGGCGGTGGCGCCTTCTCGGGCAAGGACCCGTCCAAGGTGGACCGCTCGGCGGCGTACGCGATGCGCTGGGTCGCCAAGAACGTCGTCGCCGCGGGCCTTGCCTCCCGCTGCGAGGTGCAGGTGGCGTACGCGATCGGCAAGGCCGAGCCGGTCGGTTTGTTCGTCGAGACCTTCGGCACGGCCAAGATCGACGCCGAGAAGATCGAGAAGGCCATCGACGAGGTCTTCGACCTACGCCCGGCCGCGATCATCCGTGACCTGGACCTGCTCCGCCCGATCTACGCCCAGACGGCCGCCTACGGCCACTTCGGCCGTGAGCTGCCGGAGTTCACGTGGGAGCGGACGGATCGGGTGGAGGCGTTGCGGAAGGCTGTGGGGCTGTAA
- a CDS encoding TIR domain-containing protein: MHEIFINYRSRGGKEVAYMCDRLLSARFGQDSVFLARKSIGPSQNYVDVLIQAARSSQVLLALIDEGWLDAPDPSRPGSRALDNPQDWVRREIEEALTSRALVVPLFIGHRVKQLDARRLPRSIAELAECQDARLELHSFEWDLARLGDRLVRRIPALATLGEGMHTKPSTRTEPNKAQEPLRMGNGIQLHTPADQR; the protein is encoded by the coding sequence GTGCACGAGATCTTCATCAACTACCGATCCAGGGGCGGCAAAGAAGTCGCCTACATGTGTGATCGACTGCTGTCTGCCAGGTTCGGGCAGGACAGCGTCTTCCTGGCCCGGAAGTCGATCGGTCCAAGCCAGAACTATGTCGATGTCCTCATCCAGGCCGCCCGTAGCAGCCAGGTTCTGCTCGCACTCATCGACGAAGGATGGCTCGACGCGCCCGACCCGTCCCGGCCCGGCAGCCGCGCGCTCGACAACCCTCAGGACTGGGTGCGGCGGGAGATCGAAGAGGCTCTCACCTCCCGGGCGCTCGTCGTGCCGCTGTTCATCGGTCACAGGGTGAAGCAGCTCGATGCTCGGCGACTGCCCAGGTCCATCGCCGAACTCGCCGAGTGTCAGGACGCGCGTTTGGAACTCCACAGTTTCGAGTGGGACCTGGCGAGGCTCGGAGATCGTCTCGTACGCCGAATTCCGGCCCTCGCCACGCTGGGCGAGGGGATGCACACCAAGCCCTCCACTCGCACTGAACCGAACAAGGCACAGGAACCGCTACGCATGGGCAATGGCATTCAGCTCCACACCCCCGCAGACCAGCGGTGA
- a CDS encoding primosomal protein N': MSSENGQTGGGAEGAPPEQLALIRESVRKAKVPKAKPRTWRGAALAKELPVARVLVDKGVLHLDRYFDYAVPEELDADAQPGVRVRVRFGAGRHRVRDGRREGGGLIDGFLVERLAESDYSGPLAALAQVVSPERVLSEELLGLARAVADRYAGGLADVLQLAVPPRSARAEQRPSPQALPAPGRPEAGSWGRYERGAVFLEALASGGAPRAVWNALPGPEWSEELARAVVATLASGRGALVVLPDGRAVARVDAALTALMGAGRHAVLTADAGPEKRYREWLAVRRGAVRAVVGTRAAMFAPVRDLGLVALWDDGDDSHSEQHAPQPHAREVLLLRAAQDKCGFLLGSWSCTVEAAQLVESGWARPLVAGRERVRGAAPLVRTVGDADLARDEAARAARLPTVAWQVVREGLRQGPVLVQVPRRGYVPRMACADCRAPARCRHCSGPLEAQGSGADLRCGWCGREEGGWHCPECGGFRLRAQVVGARRTAEELGRAFPAVPVRTSGREHVLDTVPGTPSLVVSTPGAEPVAEGGYAAALLLDGWAMLGRPDLRAGEDALRRWIGAASLVRPQSAGGTVVVVAEPTLRPVQALVRWDPVGHAVRELAERAELGFPPVSRMASVAGPGEAVAEFLHTVEMPPEAEVLGPVPLPVTAVGRPRRVGAPPPGEHWDRALIRVPPGRGAALAAALKAAQAARMARGGGDAAAVRVRIDPPDIG, translated from the coding sequence GTGAGCAGCGAGAACGGGCAGACGGGTGGTGGGGCCGAGGGGGCGCCGCCCGAGCAGCTTGCGCTCATTCGGGAGAGTGTGCGGAAGGCCAAGGTGCCCAAGGCCAAGCCGCGGACGTGGCGGGGGGCCGCGCTGGCCAAGGAACTGCCCGTGGCGCGGGTGCTGGTCGACAAGGGTGTGCTGCATCTTGATCGGTACTTCGACTATGCCGTGCCGGAGGAGCTGGATGCCGACGCGCAGCCCGGGGTGCGGGTGCGGGTGCGGTTCGGGGCCGGGCGGCATCGGGTGCGGGATGGGCGGCGTGAGGGCGGGGGGCTCATTGACGGGTTCCTGGTCGAGCGGCTTGCCGAGTCCGACTACTCCGGGCCCCTTGCGGCGCTCGCGCAGGTCGTTTCGCCCGAGCGGGTGTTGAGCGAGGAGTTGCTGGGGCTCGCGCGGGCGGTCGCCGACCGGTATGCCGGGGGGCTCGCCGATGTGTTGCAGCTGGCCGTGCCGCCGCGCAGTGCGCGGGCCGAGCAGCGGCCTTCGCCGCAGGCGCTTCCGGCTCCCGGCAGGCCCGAGGCGGGGTCCTGGGGGCGGTATGAGCGGGGGGCCGTCTTCTTGGAGGCGCTGGCCTCCGGGGGCGCGCCGCGGGCCGTGTGGAATGCGCTGCCCGGGCCCGAGTGGAGTGAGGAGCTGGCCCGGGCCGTCGTCGCGACGCTGGCCTCCGGGCGTGGGGCGCTGGTCGTCCTGCCGGACGGGCGGGCCGTCGCGCGGGTCGATGCCGCCCTGACGGCGCTGATGGGGGCGGGGCGGCATGCGGTGCTGACCGCCGATGCCGGGCCCGAGAAGCGGTATCGGGAGTGGCTCGCGGTGCGGCGGGGGGCCGTGCGGGCAGTCGTGGGGACCCGGGCCGCCATGTTCGCTCCGGTGCGGGATCTCGGGCTGGTCGCGCTGTGGGACGACGGTGACGACAGCCACAGTGAGCAGCATGCCCCGCAGCCTCATGCGCGCGAAGTGCTGTTGCTTCGGGCCGCGCAGGACAAGTGTGGTTTTCTGCTGGGGAGTTGGAGCTGCACCGTCGAGGCCGCCCAGCTGGTGGAGAGCGGCTGGGCCCGGCCGCTCGTCGCCGGGCGGGAGCGGGTGCGGGGTGCGGCTCCGCTCGTACGGACCGTGGGGGACGCGGATCTTGCGCGGGACGAGGCGGCCCGGGCCGCTCGGCTGCCGACTGTCGCCTGGCAGGTGGTGAGGGAGGGGCTGCGGCAGGGCCCGGTCCTGGTGCAGGTGCCCCGGCGCGGGTACGTGCCGCGGATGGCCTGCGCCGACTGCCGGGCGCCCGCTCGGTGTCGGCACTGTTCCGGGCCCCTGGAGGCGCAGGGCTCGGGGGCCGATCTGCGGTGCGGGTGGTGCGGGCGTGAGGAGGGCGGCTGGCACTGTCCGGAGTGCGGGGGGTTCCGGCTGCGGGCCCAGGTGGTGGGGGCGCGGCGGACCGCTGAGGAGTTGGGGCGGGCCTTTCCCGCGGTTCCGGTGCGGACCTCCGGGCGTGAGCATGTGCTGGACACCGTGCCGGGCACACCCTCGCTGGTCGTGAGTACACCGGGGGCCGAGCCCGTCGCCGAGGGCGGTTACGCGGCGGCGCTGCTGCTGGACGGCTGGGCCATGCTCGGGCGGCCCGATCTGCGGGCGGGGGAGGACGCGCTGCGGCGCTGGATCGGGGCTGCCTCGCTGGTACGGCCGCAGAGTGCCGGGGGGACGGTGGTCGTCGTCGCCGAGCCCACGCTGCGGCCCGTGCAGGCGCTGGTGCGGTGGGATCCCGTGGGGCACGCGGTGCGGGAGCTTGCCGAGCGGGCCGAGCTGGGGTTTCCGCCGGTGTCCCGGATGGCTTCCGTCGCCGGGCCGGGGGAGGCGGTCGCCGAGTTCCTCCATACGGTCGAAATGCCGCCGGAGGCAGAGGTGTTGGGGCCCGTGCCGCTGCCCGTCACGGCGGTGGGGCGGCCGCGGCGCGTGGGGGCACCGCCGCCCGGGGAGCACTGGGACCGGGCGTTGATCCGGGTGCCGCCCGGGAGGGGGGCCGCGTTGGCTGCCGCGTTGAAGGCCGCGCAGGCGGCGCGGATGGCGCGGGGAGGGGGAGATGCGGCCGCGGTGCGGGTTCGGATTGATCCGCCTGACATCGGGTGA
- the fmt gene encoding methionyl-tRNA formyltransferase — protein MKLVFAGTPEVAVPALDALIASGRHEVAAVVTRPDAPAGRGRRLVASPVAERAADAGIEVLKPAKPRDPEFLERLREIAPDCCPVVAYGALLPRVALDIPAHGWVNLHFSLLPAWRGAAPVQHAIMAGDEITGASTFLIEEGLDSGPVYGTVTEEVRATDTSGDLLTRLAFAGAGLLAATMDGIEDGTLKAVPQPSEGITLAPKVNVEDAHIDWTAPSLRVDRVVRGCTPAPGAWTVFRGERLKLIQVQPVPGRDDLAPGALSVGKNNVYVGTGSYAVELLWVQAQGKKPMRAADWARGVRIGDGESLGA, from the coding sequence ATGAAGCTTGTCTTCGCCGGTACCCCCGAGGTCGCCGTTCCCGCTCTGGACGCTCTGATCGCCTCCGGGCGGCACGAGGTGGCCGCCGTCGTCACGCGGCCCGACGCGCCGGCCGGGCGCGGGCGCAGGCTGGTGGCGAGCCCGGTGGCCGAGCGGGCCGCGGATGCCGGTATCGAGGTGCTCAAGCCCGCCAAGCCGCGCGACCCCGAGTTCCTGGAGCGGCTCAGGGAGATCGCCCCCGACTGCTGTCCCGTCGTCGCCTACGGCGCCCTGCTGCCGCGCGTCGCCCTCGACATCCCGGCCCACGGCTGGGTCAACCTGCACTTCTCGCTGCTGCCCGCCTGGCGTGGGGCCGCTCCCGTGCAGCACGCCATCATGGCGGGCGACGAGATCACCGGCGCCTCCACCTTCCTCATCGAGGAAGGGCTCGACTCCGGGCCCGTCTACGGCACCGTCACTGAGGAGGTCCGGGCCACCGACACCAGCGGCGACCTGCTGACCCGCCTTGCCTTCGCGGGCGCCGGGCTGCTCGCCGCGACCATGGACGGGATCGAGGACGGCACGCTGAAGGCCGTACCGCAGCCGTCCGAGGGGATCACCCTCGCACCCAAGGTCAATGTCGAGGACGCCCACATCGACTGGACCGCTCCCTCCCTGCGCGTCGACCGTGTCGTGCGCGGGTGCACCCCTGCCCCCGGTGCCTGGACCGTCTTCCGCGGCGAGCGGCTCAAGCTCATCCAGGTGCAGCCGGTGCCCGGGCGGGACGATCTCGCCCCCGGGGCGCTGTCCGTCGGGAAGAACAATGTGTACGTCGGGACCGGGTCGTACGCCGTCGAGTTGCTGTGGGTGCAGGCTCAGGGCAAGAAGCCGATGCGGGCCGCGGACTGGGCGCGGGGCGTGCGGATCGGGGACGGGGAGAGCCTCGGCGCCTGA